One Canis lupus familiaris isolate Mischka breed German Shepherd chromosome 20, alternate assembly UU_Cfam_GSD_1.0, whole genome shotgun sequence genomic region harbors:
- the LOC106560070 gene encoding vomeronasal type-1 receptor 90, which translates to MNKNNKPSSFIDVKNASFSEIGIGITANAILLIFHFNTLFLKHRPKPTDLIIVHLALIHIVMLLTMGFMTADIFGSQKLWDDIKCKSVIYFYRLMRGLSFCTTCLLSVTQAITLSPRSSYLAKFKHKSSHQNMYSIFFLWVFNTAINSNFLISTIATPNVTSACLLFVTESCSLCPVSYFFRYIYFALVAFQEVSMMGLMALSSGYMVILLYQHKRQTQHLHSTNLSSKTSPEKKATATILLLMSFFVVMYFLDFIVSSSSRMLWNNDPVRLCVQMIVGNGYATISPLLLISTKRQKSKNDNKCVIFL; encoded by the coding sequence atgaataaaaataacaaacctTCCAGTTTTATTGATGTAAAGAATGCCTCTTTCTCCGAAATTGGAATTGGGATCACAGCCAATGCCATCCTTCTTATCTTCCACTTCAACACCCTATTTCTTAAGCACAGGCCTAAGCCAACTGACCTGATCATTGTTCACTTGGCCCTAATCCACATAGTCATGCTACTAACCATGGGGTTCATGACTGCAGACATCTTTGGGTCCCAGAAACTTTGGGATGACATAAAATGTAAATCAGTTATCTATTTTTACAGATTGATGAGGGGCCTATCTTTTTGTACCACCTGCCTCCTAAGTGTCACCCAGGCCATCACCCTGAGTCCCCGAAGCTCCTACTTGGCAAAGTTCAAACATAAATCATCACACCAAAACATGTATAGCATTTTCTTCCTCTGGGTCTTCAATACGGCCATTAATAGTAATTTCTTAATATCTACTATTGCCACCCCCAATGTGACCTCAGCCTGTCTTCTATTTGTCACTGAATCCTGCTCACTTTGTCCTGTGAGCTACTTCTTTAGGTACATATATTTTGCACTGGTGGCATTCCAGGAAGTCTCCATGATGGGGCTTATGGCCCTCTCAAGTGGGTACATGGTGATTCTTTTGTACCAACATAAGAGGCAGACCCAGCATCTTCACAGCACCAATCTTTCTTCAAAGACATCTCCAGAAAAAAAGGCCACTGCGACCATTCTCTTACTCATGAGTTTCTTTGTGGTCATGTACTTTTTGGACTTCATTGTCTCCTCTTCTTCAAGAATGTTGTGGAACAATGACCCTGTGCGTCTGTGTGTCCAAATGATTGTGGGAAATGGCTACGCCACCATCAGTCCTTTGTTGCTCATCAGcaccaaaagacaaaaatcaaagaacgacaataaatgtgtaatttttcTGTGA